One window from the genome of Entelurus aequoreus isolate RoL-2023_Sb linkage group LG04, RoL_Eaeq_v1.1, whole genome shotgun sequence encodes:
- the commd5 gene encoding COMM domain-containing protein 5, protein MSSTQEKDSSFLGGRIPPEIEFVAKNLKDVEQEMFRKLLKAVVNALEGKDCRDTMKSIAETSVLPQDKLSHVVAGMYRILSEAIRKPQALLKQEAFKEDLRDLRIPEDFIMDFCSVVFGNRRAALEAATSQRDPHLPTIDEFKWRVDVAISTSSLARALQPSVLMQMKLSNGRFHQFEVPVAKFQELRYNVALILKEMNDLEKRSILRIQD, encoded by the exons ATGTCATCAACCCAAGAAAAGGACAGCAGCTTTTTGGGTGGTAGAATACCGCCTGAGATCGAGTTTGTGGCAAAGAACCTCAAGGATGTGGAGCAAGAGATGTTCAGAAAATTACTGAAAG CGGTGGTGAATGCCCTGGAGGGGAAGGACTGCAGAGACACAATGAAGTCAATAGCAGAGACGAGTGTCCTTCCACAGGACAAGCTGAGTCACGTTGTAGCTGGGATGTACAGAATATTGTCTGAGGCTATTCGTAAACCACAGGCATTGCTTAAGCAGGAG gcctttaaagaagatCTTCGTGACCTAAG GATACCAGAAGACTTTATCATGGATTTCTGCAGTGTGGTATTTGGAAATCG GCGTGCAGCTCTGGAAGCAGCGACTTCTCAGAGAGACCCCCACCTGCCTACAATAGATGAGTTTAAATGGAGAGTGGATGTAGCCATCTCTACAAG CTCTCTGGCCAGAGCACTGCAGCCTTCTGTGCTGATGCAGATGAAACTGTCCAATGGACGTTTTCACCAATTTGAG GTGCCAGTGGCGAAATTCCAGGAACTGCGCTACAACGTGGCTCTGATCCTCAAAGAAATGAACGATTTGGAAAAGAGAAGCATTCTGAGGATCCAAGATTGA
- the fam199x gene encoding protein FAM199X, translating into MSDSLYEKFLAPEEPFPLLSQRASLSDVGTLDVSDFGCQLSSCHRTDPLRRFHSNRWNLTSCGTSVASSECSEELFSSVSVGDQDDCYSLLDDQDLTSLDLFPEGSVCSDVSSSISTYWDWSDSEFEWQLPGSDITSGSDVLSDIIPSVPSSPCLVPKRKPKPHPHRNLDELPWSAMTNDEQVEYIEYLSRKVSTEMGLREQLDIIKIIDPCAQISPTDSEFIIELNCLTDEKLKQVRNYIREHGPRQRASSIREGWKRSSHSSASTGGVSGASSSNASMVSSASSSTGSTASNSVAGGPASACSGGSVANISRAHSDGNLSNAAERIRDSKKRSKQRKLQQKALRKRQLKEQRQARKERLSGLFLNEEVLSLRVTEEDRHGDDLDILM; encoded by the exons ATGTCCGATTCTCTGTATGAGAAGTTTTTGGCCCCAGAGGAGCCTTTCCCTCTCCTCTCTCAGAGAGCAagcctcagtgatgttggaaCCCTTGACGTCAGTGATTTTGGCTGCCAACTCTCATCCTGTCACAGGACGGACCCCCTACGCCGTTTCCACAGCAACAG ATGGAACCTGACGTCCTGTGGGACGAGTGTGGCGAGCTCCGAGTGCAGCGAGGAGCTCTTCTCCTCGGTGTCCGTGGGCGACCAGGACGACTGCTACTCCCTGCTGGACGACCAAGATCTGACCTCCCTGGACCTGTTTCCAGAGGGCAGCGTGTGCAGCGACGTCTCCTCCTCCATCAGCACATACTGGGACTGGTCCGACAGCGAGTTTGAGTGGCAG TTGCCAGGAAGCGACATCACCAGCGGCAGCGATGTCCTGTCCGACATCATTCCGAGTGTTCCAAGTTCCCCTTGCCTGGTTCCCAAAAGGAAGCCCAAACCTCATCCTCACCGCAACCTGGATGAGCTGCCTTGGAGCGCCATGACCAATGACGAACAA GTGGAGTACATCGAGTACCTGAGTCGTAAGGTCAGCACGGAGATGGGCCTGCGAGAGCAACTGGACATCATCAAGATCATCGACCCCTGCGCTCAAATCTCTCCCACGGACAGCGAGTTCATCATCGAGCTAAACTGTCTGACGGACGAGAAGCTGAAGCAG GTACGTAACTACATCAGAGAGCACGGCCCCAGGCAGCGGGCCAGCAGCATCCGGGAAGGCTGGAAGAGGAGCAGCCACAGCAGCGCCAGCACAGGCGGCGTCAGCGGCGCCAGCAGCAGCAATGCCAGCATGGTCAGCTCGGCCAGCTCCTCTACAGGATCCACTGCGTCCAACTCTGTCGCAG GTGGTCCAGCCTCAGCCTGCAGTGGAGGCAGTGTTGCTAACATAAGCAGAGCACACAGCGACGGTAACCTTTCCAACGCTGCCGAACGCATCAGAGATTCTAAA AAGCGATCCAAGCAGCGTAAGCTCCAGCAGAAAGCCCTCCGTAAGCGGCAGCTGAAGGAGCAGCGGCAGGCCCGCAAGGAACGTCTAAGTGGTCTCTTCCTGAACGAGGAGGTGCTGTCGCTGCGAGTGACCGAGGAGGACCGCCATGGAGACGACCTGGATATACTGATGTGA
- the smim19 gene encoding small integral membrane protein 19 — protein sequence MGEHGLLGNEPESIDYSVHEAWNEATNVYLLVILVSFGLLMYARKNKRKIMRIFTLPPTVESSTEPNFYDSLQKVRLRQQLEMYSLARKFEQQQQQTDSVQLSME from the exons ATGGGGGAACACGGTCTTCTGGGCAACGAGCCCGAGTCTATCGATTATTCTGTGCACGAAGCCTGGAACGAGGCCACAAACGTCTACCTGCTCGTTATTCTAGTTAGCTTCGGCCTGTTGATGTACGCCAGAAA AAACAAGAGGAAGATCATGCGCATCTTCACCCTGCCCCCCACAGTGGAAAGCAGCACAGAGCCCAACTTCTATGACAGCCTGCAGAAGGTCCGCCTGCGACAACAGCTGGAGATGTACTCTTTGG CCAGGAAGTttgagcagcagcagcaacaaacCGACAGTGTCCAGCTCTCCATGGAATGA